One genomic region from Nymphaea colorata isolate Beijing-Zhang1983 chromosome 10, ASM883128v2, whole genome shotgun sequence encodes:
- the LOC116262381 gene encoding zinc finger BED domain-containing protein RICESLEEPER 1-like isoform X1 — protein sequence MSPASSDKEYCPTSNMESVESSTEREAVSKRKRTSKVWIDFILVTYKGEEFAKCKHCGERLKASSAHGTSHLSRHMKSCLNRQINEGKQRTLSLAVNDSGATSIGIQKFDMEFIRKLMSKCVIAHELSFNLAEYKYHNKLLQACNHKFVPFSRRTLKREIMSVYKAEKARLEGFINDSTQRVSLTFDMWTSQQTLGYLCVTGQYVDRYWKLHAHMFSFVHVPPPHNANSLCEALLECISKWNIQSKLFSITVDNCSTNDSAITTLKRNLGRRNLIPMQGQHLHIRCGAHILNLIVQDGMQDLHDTISKIRESVKYVKGSPKRLHSFKDCIRTVGLIGTKKLTYDVPTRWNSTYVMLRDALFYKDAFQHLASIDPNYTNLPSDDEWSYATTLCQFLKLFYNVTNIFSATRNVTANVVFEEIQKVRNHLRKNRLADNDYIRSLAYKMQEKFDKYWKNDYNVLFGIAFVLDPRSKLGYLKYVLESLNEIDAMVQYEKIESSLHGLYVEYKNVYGTDNEENENANNAIVDFEEERASTFSRDAFFTYYMSSASSQVPRTDLEAYLTDPIERSRPNEDFNILSWWKANENKYRVLSKMARDILAIPISTVASESAFSTAGRIINDYRCSTTPETVEALVCTQSWIRDEDISCETFEEKEESSGDELA from the exons ATGTCGCCTGCTTCTTCTGATAAAGAATATTGTCCAACTTCTAATATGGAATCAGTCGAATCATCTACTGAGAGAGAAGCTGtctcaaagagaaaaaggacttcaaaagTATGGATTGATTTTATATTGGTTACATATAAAGGAGAAGAGTTTGCcaaatgcaaacattgtggagAACGACTGAAAGCAAGCAGTGCTCATGGAACTAGCCATTTAAGTCGACATATGAAATCTTGTTTAAATAGGCAAATCAATGAAGGAAAGCAAAGAACTttatcacttgcagttaatGACTCTGGTGCTACTTCTATAggtatacaaaaatttgacatggagtTTATAAGAAAGTTGATGTCAAAGTGTGTAATAGCACATGAACTTTCGTTCAATTTGGcagaatataaatatcataacaaacttCTTCAAGCTTGCAACCATAAgtttgttccattttctagaagaactttgaaaagagaaattatgtCAGTGTACAAGGCTGAGAAAGCCCGACTTGaaggatttataaatgattctacgcagcgagtttcattgacatttgatatgtggacttcacAGCAGACATTGGGTTATCTATGTGTGACAGGACAATATGTTGATAGATATTGGAAGTTGCATGCTCACATGTTCAGTTTTGTACATGTGCCTCCGCCacataatgcaaatagtttgtgtGAGGCTTTATTAGAATGCATCTCTAAATGGAACATTCaatcaaagttattttctattacaGTTGACAATTGTTCGACGAATGATAGTGCAATAACTACACTGAAAAGGAACttaggaagaagaaatcttATTCCAATGCAGGGGCAACATTTGCATATTCGTTGTGGTGCgcatattctaaatcttatAGTTCAAGATGGTATGCAGGATCtgcatgatacaatttcaaagattcgtgaaagtgttaaatatgtaaagggatCACCAAAGCGGTTACATTCCTTTAAGGATTGTATAAGAACAGTGGGCTTAATTGGTACAAAGAAATTAACTTATGATGTTCCAACTCGATGGAACTCTACATATGttatgttgagagatgcattgttctacaaagatgcatttcaacATTTAGCTTCTATAGATCCCAATTATACAAATTTACCTTCTGATGATGAATGGTCTTATGCAACTACCTTGTGCCagtttttgaagttattctataatgttacaaatatcttctctgcCACTAGAAACGTAACAGCTAAtgtggtttttgaagaaatacagaaggtACGCAACCATTTGCGTAAAAATCGTTTGGCAGACAATGATTATATAAGGTCATTAGcatacaaaatgcaagaaaagtttgacaaatattggaaaaatgactATAATGTCCTTTTTGGAATTGCATTTGTCTTAGATCCTAGATCCAAACTGGGATATTTGAAGTATGTGCTTGagagtttaaatgaaattgatgcaatggtacaatatgaaaaaatagagagTAGTCTTCATGGATTGTATGTTGAGTACAAAAACGTGTATGGTACagacaatgaagaaaatgaaaatgcaaacaacgccattgttgattttgaagaagagagggcttcaactttttcaagagatgccttcttcacatattacatgagTTCTGCATCTTCTCAAGTACCTCGCACAGATCTGGAAGCATATTTAACTGATCCAATAGAACGATCTCGGCCTAATGAAGACTTCaatatattatcttggtggaaggcaaatgaaaataaatatagaGTTTTATCCAAAATGGCTCGAGATATCTTGGCAATCCCTATATCCACGGTTGCATCTGAGTCTGCATTCAGTACAGCTGgaagaatcattaatgattatcgatgttcaaccACTCCCGAAACTGTTGAAGCACTAGTTTGCACAcagagttggattcgtgatgaaGATATCTCATGTGAAAC ttttgaagaaaaggaagaatctTCTGGTGACGAATTAGCATGA
- the LOC116262381 gene encoding zinc finger BED domain-containing protein RICESLEEPER 1-like isoform X2, producing the protein MKSCLNRQINEGKQRTLSLAVNDSGATSIGIQKFDMEFIRKLMSKCVIAHELSFNLAEYKYHNKLLQACNHKFVPFSRRTLKREIMSVYKAEKARLEGFINDSTQRVSLTFDMWTSQQTLGYLCVTGQYVDRYWKLHAHMFSFVHVPPPHNANSLCEALLECISKWNIQSKLFSITVDNCSTNDSAITTLKRNLGRRNLIPMQGQHLHIRCGAHILNLIVQDGMQDLHDTISKIRESVKYVKGSPKRLHSFKDCIRTVGLIGTKKLTYDVPTRWNSTYVMLRDALFYKDAFQHLASIDPNYTNLPSDDEWSYATTLCQFLKLFYNVTNIFSATRNVTANVVFEEIQKVRNHLRKNRLADNDYIRSLAYKMQEKFDKYWKNDYNVLFGIAFVLDPRSKLGYLKYVLESLNEIDAMVQYEKIESSLHGLYVEYKNVYGTDNEENENANNAIVDFEEERASTFSRDAFFTYYMSSASSQVPRTDLEAYLTDPIERSRPNEDFNILSWWKANENKYRVLSKMARDILAIPISTVASESAFSTAGRIINDYRCSTTPETVEALVCTQSWIRDEDISCETFEEKEESSGDELA; encoded by the exons ATGAAATCTTGTTTAAATAGGCAAATCAATGAAGGAAAGCAAAGAACTttatcacttgcagttaatGACTCTGGTGCTACTTCTATAggtatacaaaaatttgacatggagtTTATAAGAAAGTTGATGTCAAAGTGTGTAATAGCACATGAACTTTCGTTCAATTTGGcagaatataaatatcataacaaacttCTTCAAGCTTGCAACCATAAgtttgttccattttctagaagaactttgaaaagagaaattatgtCAGTGTACAAGGCTGAGAAAGCCCGACTTGaaggatttataaatgattctacgcagcgagtttcattgacatttgatatgtggacttcacAGCAGACATTGGGTTATCTATGTGTGACAGGACAATATGTTGATAGATATTGGAAGTTGCATGCTCACATGTTCAGTTTTGTACATGTGCCTCCGCCacataatgcaaatagtttgtgtGAGGCTTTATTAGAATGCATCTCTAAATGGAACATTCaatcaaagttattttctattacaGTTGACAATTGTTCGACGAATGATAGTGCAATAACTACACTGAAAAGGAACttaggaagaagaaatcttATTCCAATGCAGGGGCAACATTTGCATATTCGTTGTGGTGCgcatattctaaatcttatAGTTCAAGATGGTATGCAGGATCtgcatgatacaatttcaaagattcgtgaaagtgttaaatatgtaaagggatCACCAAAGCGGTTACATTCCTTTAAGGATTGTATAAGAACAGTGGGCTTAATTGGTACAAAGAAATTAACTTATGATGTTCCAACTCGATGGAACTCTACATATGttatgttgagagatgcattgttctacaaagatgcatttcaacATTTAGCTTCTATAGATCCCAATTATACAAATTTACCTTCTGATGATGAATGGTCTTATGCAACTACCTTGTGCCagtttttgaagttattctataatgttacaaatatcttctctgcCACTAGAAACGTAACAGCTAAtgtggtttttgaagaaatacagaaggtACGCAACCATTTGCGTAAAAATCGTTTGGCAGACAATGATTATATAAGGTCATTAGcatacaaaatgcaagaaaagtttgacaaatattggaaaaatgactATAATGTCCTTTTTGGAATTGCATTTGTCTTAGATCCTAGATCCAAACTGGGATATTTGAAGTATGTGCTTGagagtttaaatgaaattgatgcaatggtacaatatgaaaaaatagagagTAGTCTTCATGGATTGTATGTTGAGTACAAAAACGTGTATGGTACagacaatgaagaaaatgaaaatgcaaacaacgccattgttgattttgaagaagagagggcttcaactttttcaagagatgccttcttcacatattacatgagTTCTGCATCTTCTCAAGTACCTCGCACAGATCTGGAAGCATATTTAACTGATCCAATAGAACGATCTCGGCCTAATGAAGACTTCaatatattatcttggtggaaggcaaatgaaaataaatatagaGTTTTATCCAAAATGGCTCGAGATATCTTGGCAATCCCTATATCCACGGTTGCATCTGAGTCTGCATTCAGTACAGCTGgaagaatcattaatgattatcgatgttcaaccACTCCCGAAACTGTTGAAGCACTAGTTTGCACAcagagttggattcgtgatgaaGATATCTCATGTGAAAC ttttgaagaaaaggaagaatctTCTGGTGACGAATTAGCATGA